A single Panicum virgatum strain AP13 unplaced genomic scaffold, P.virgatum_v5 scaffold_183, whole genome shotgun sequence DNA region contains:
- the LOC120693846 gene encoding ribosomal protein S12, mitochondrial, producing MPTKNQLIRHGREEKRRTDRTRASDQCPQKQGVCLRVSTRTPKKPNSALRKIAKVRLSNRHDIFAHIPGEGHNSQEHSIVLVRGGRVKDSPGVKSHRIRGVKDLLGIPDRRKGRSKYGAERPKSK from the coding sequence ATGCCTACAAAAAATCAATTGATTCGTCATGGTAGAGAAGAAAAACGGCGCACGGACCGTACTCGAGCTTCGGATCAATGTCCCCAGAAGCAAGGAGTATGCCTGCGTGTTTCGACGAGAACACCGAAAAAACCTAATTCAGCTCTACGTAAGATAGCAAAAGTACGGTTGAGCAATCGACATGATATATTTGCTCACATTCCAGGCGAAGGTCATAATTCGCAGGAACATTCTATAGTCTTAGTCAGAGGAGGTAGAGTGAAAGATTCGCCAGGTGTGAAATCCCATCGTATTCGAGGAGTCAAGGATTTGCTGGGAATTCCGGATCGTAGAAAGGGAAGATCTAAATATGGTGCAGAAAGACCAAAATCGAAATGA
- the LOC120693844 gene encoding ribosomal protein S7, mitochondrial: MGDFDGEQKELIKKLVNFRMIDGKRTRVRAIVYKTFHRLARTERDVIKLMVDAVDNIKPICEVVKVGVAGTIYDVPGIVARDRQQTLAIRWILGAAFKRRISYRISLEKCSFAEILDAYRKRGISRKRRKNLHGLASTNRSFAHFRWW; this comes from the coding sequence ATGGGGGACTTTGATGGTGAGCAAAAAGAATTGATCAAGAAATTGGTAAACTTTCGCATGATCGATGGTAAAAGAACGAGAGTTCGTGCTATTGTTTATAAAACTTTTCACCGCCTAGCTCGAACTGAACGCGATGTAATCAAACTTATGGTTGACGCCGTAGATAATATAAAGCCAATATGCGAAGTGGTCAAAGTAGGAGTCGCAGGTACTATTTATGATGTTCCTGGGATTGTAGCCAGGGATCGTCAACAAACCTTAGCTATTCGTTGGATCCTTGGAGCAGCTTTCAAACGACGTATAAGCTACAGGATAAGCTTAGAGAAATGTTCATTTGCTGAGATACTGGATGCTTACCGAAAGAGGGGAATTTCACGTAAGAGAAGGAAGAATCTTCATGGACTGGCTTCCACCAATCGGAGTTTCGCGCATTTCAGATGGTGGTAA
- the LOC120693849 gene encoding NADH-ubiquinone oxidoreductase chain 3: protein MSEFAPIFIYLVISPLVSLIPLGVPFPFASNSSTYPEKLSAYECGFDPSGDARSRFDIRFYPVPILFIIPDPEVTFSFPWAVPPNKIDLFGSWSMMAFLLILTIGSLYEWKRGASDRE, encoded by the coding sequence ATGTCGGAATTTGCACCTATTTTTATCTATTTAGTGATCAGTCCGCTAGTTTCTTTGATTCCACTCGGTGTTCCTTTTCCATTTGCTTCCAATAGTTCGACCTATCCAGAAAAATTGTCGGCCTACGAATGTGGTTTCGATCCCTCCGGTGATGCCAGAAGTCGTTTCGATATACGATTTTATCCGGTTCCTATTTTATTTATTATCCCTGATCCGGAAgtcaccttttcttttccttgggCAGTACCTCCTAACAAGATTGATCTGTTTGGATCTTGGTCCATGATGGCCTTTTTATTGATTTTGACGATTGGATCTCTCTATGAATGGAAAAGGGGTGCTTCGGATCGGGAGTAA